In the Apodemus sylvaticus chromosome 3, mApoSyl1.1, whole genome shotgun sequence genome, CTATTCTATATGAAAAATTCACATAACTTGTGAATAATAGGATTTTGAGTTTTAGGGGACTTTGGgatgtttggttgtttttgtttttgtttttgtttttgttttgttttgtttttttttttggtttttcaaggcagggtttttctgtatagccctggctgtcctggaacttgctctatagaccaggttgaccttgaactcacagagatatgcctgcctttgtcttccaGGAAccagggttaaaggcatgtgctgccaccatAATTGTCTGTTAAAACAATAAGGAAGATGATTGTGTGTTCTTATGATAAAGACAAGggttggagctggggagatgtctTAGTGCTATGCTTCATGctatacaagcatgaagacccagGTTAGACTCTCCAGGACCCATGGAAAAACCAAGCATGGACTtctgtgcctgtaatcccagccttacAGTAGACCCAAGTAGACTTTCAACAACTGTTGGCCAGCTAGACTACCTGAGACATTCAGCTCCTGGTTTAATAAAAGAACCTGTATTTTTAAACAAGTGGAGAGTGACAAAAGACACTCAgcatcctcctctgacctccacatgcatgtacatgggcATATGATCATGGGCACGTGCATTCCCACATACATTcaggcgcgcgcgcacacacacacacacacacacacacacactacaaggGGGAAACCAGAGTGAACAATAcagttaataaattaattaattcagaGTTCTACGAAAAACCCAATGAATGTAtggttttggagaaagttccatttTTCCATTTTGATTATGGGACTTTGAACCTTTGATCCTGTCCGATTTATTAAACTGTGCTGGGGCATTGCATGCTAGGTCATAGGTTTTTAGACCCAAAGACTAAGATTAAAAGTGTTGTGATCTGGGTGAAACAATAAGTGGATACCTGGTTATAAAGAGCCCAGGGTTGGTAGGGTCAGACTGTGTCTGAAGACTGGTGGTGCTGCGTGTGGGTGAGGTGATTGGgattttctataaaaattaatGCATTTTTCTGCCTTGAGGAATGGTTATATAGAGATCAAAATATAGAGATCAAAAGGATGGACTGTGACGTCAAATTAAAATATGGCTTTAGGgtctggagagaggactcagtaGTTGAGAtggctggctgttcttccagaggacctgggttcccagcacccatatggcagctctgaaccatctgtaactccagttttctGGCCACCATGGACACTGCACATGTGTAGTACAGAGGcatacatataagcaaaacactcatacaaaattaaaataaaaaatcttaaatcTGGCTTTTACCACTTCCAATATATGTGACTTTGGACAAGCTTCTGGTTCTCTGTGTGTCCAGTTGTGACATCCACAAAATATATTACAAGATGTGGTTCATTGGTTGTTGTGAGAATTAAGGAAAACAGTGCAAATACAGTGCTCATTTGGGACCAGCCATCTGGTAAGCATATAAAGATAAGGTCTGAGTATAGAGAGAATAAGTAGGTTTGAACCTGGTATAGGAGTTGGAAAGAAGAGCGAAGACTTGCACCTGTCCTACATGATAAGGCACACGCTTTTCATCTTCCACACTATTTTTCCTAGCCTCTGTGTTCATCTTGCTTTCCTGTGTCACTTTTGTTCTTGACTGTTCAATGCAGCTGTAACTGATAATAACTAAGCCATATTTCTTACATTTTGGGGGTTAGTTCCTATGTCCATCCCAAATATAGCACTTTCCTTTATTGCAAATGGGAAATCCTTGCTCTGTTATCTCTTGTAGAGAGTGAGTCTAGACGTGAGTTGGATGCTTTTATAGAAGAGTTGACTATAGAGAAAACAGTAGAGTGCTGCTTCAGTGATGGTGGGTATGGCTTGAAGACAGAATTCCAGAAGCGGCATGGCAAACCCAAGAAAGATCATGGCAAGCGGGGTAGCCATGAGAGTAGAGAGTCGGAGTTAGAAGGGACCTCCTCTGGGAAGAATGCCAAGCAGATTTCCAACGCACTCAAACATCGGAAAGCCTTCTTAACAAAGATGTCTCAGAGGTCTAAGGAAGGCAAGAAAGCCTTCAGCTTTCGTTCAGCTCTTGTGAACCGCAGAGAGCTCTGTGCAGAAAAGTCTAGGAAATGCAGTGAACGTGGGAAGAGTCGCCCTCTATCTCTTAGTGAAAGTAAGAGACATCCTAAAATTGGTTCGTTGAGTAAGGCCGAGACTTGTAGTAAGTGTGGGGTAGCCTTTACTCAAATCTTAGGGAATTGTATTGAAAGCTCTCAGTGTGAAAAATGCCGGAAGAATTTATTTCAAGatgaagcctcaaaagacaaggaaCCTGTCCCTGAAGAACCCAGGAAGTGTAGGAAGTGCGGTAAAGCCTTTGAGCACCCTAAGAAACACTCCATGTGTATCGAATGTAGAAATGCTCAGAAAGCTAACTCCTCACGCGAGCCTCAGGAAAAAACTAACGGAAAAGAAAAGCCTTACAAGTGTGATGAATGTGGGAAACATTTTGCCGATTTATCCTTTCTCAATCAGCATCAAAGAacccatactggagagaagcccttcCTGTGCAAACACTGTGGAAGACCTTTTAACGACAACTCGTCATTTTATCAACACCTGagaattcacactggagagaaaccatatgagtGTAAGGAATGTGGGAAATCCTTCACTCTTAACTCTTCTCTTTCAAAACATCAGAGGatacacactggagagaagccctataAGTGTAAAGAGTGTGGAAAGGCCTTTAGACAGAATTCTTGCCTTAAACGGCATCAGAAGAtccatactggagaaaaaccattTTTGTGTAAGGACTGTGGATTGTCTTTCCGCCTTTTTAGCAGTATCATGTATCATCAGAGACTCCAtgcaggagagaaaccctataaatGTACCCACTGTGAGAAAGGTTTCCCCTCTCATTCCCGCCTTACTCGGCATTTGAGATGTCACACTGGTGTGAAACCATACAAATGTAAAGAATGTGGGAAAACTTTCAGACAGAGTTCATCGCTTAATTTACATATCCGaactcatactggagagaagccctacgAATGCAATTACTGTGGAGCAGCCTTTACTCGGAGCACAATCCTTATTAAACATGTCAAAACCCACACTAAGGCACAGTATGAATGTAAGAAGTGTGGTAAGACATTTAAAGACCGTTCAACCAGTCTCAAACATCGCTGTACACAGTGATCCTGGGAAGGAGGACTTGGGGGATGGGGAGGTTAATTCAAATTGTGCTCTTATTTAAAAGCTTGCATTGTAAACTACCCACCGCATTGAT is a window encoding:
- the Znf483 gene encoding zinc finger protein 483 is translated as KEDWIPAGDTVQALVPSNRMTGISPDPSALALSEQGRDPRVDPLRVPGGMLRGYADDPEPFRQKFRWFCYSQEEGPRKTLSQLWELCKQWLRPDIHTKEQILELLVFEQFLRVLPGEMRIWVNSQHPESSVEVVALVEDLNQTLKEKEDLSTQTSAVCKEEDLGEDAMVVAPPDTEPRESVTFEDVSVDFTRGEWRLLEPSQRELYKEVLLENLGTLEFLGSPVSKFDLISHLKWVKLPRVLEKEISKDPRPGELVKESESRRELDAFIEELTIEKTVECCFSDGGYGLKTEFQKRHGKPKKDHGKRGSHESRESELEGTSSGKNAKQISNALKHRKAFLTKMSQRSKEGKKAFSFRSALVNRRELCAEKSRKCSERGKSRPLSLSESKRHPKIGSLSKAETCSKCGVAFTQILGNCIESSQCEKCRKNLFQDEASKDKEPVPEEPRKCRKCGKAFEHPKKHSMCIECRNAQKANSSREPQEKTNGKEKPYKCDECGKHFADLSFLNQHQRTHTGEKPFLCKHCGRPFNDNSSFYQHLRIHTGEKPYECKECGKSFTLNSSLSKHQRIHTGEKPYKCKECGKAFRQNSCLKRHQKIHTGEKPFLCKDCGLSFRLFSSIMYHQRLHAGEKPYKCTHCEKGFPSHSRLTRHLRCHTGVKPYKCKECGKTFRQSSSLNLHIRTHTGEKPYECNYCGAAFTRSTILIKHVKTHTKAQYECKKCGKTFKDRSTSLKHRCTQ